In Arthrobacter alpinus, a single window of DNA contains:
- a CDS encoding 3-hydroxyacyl-CoA dehydrogenase family protein, whose protein sequence is MSNNVENTEKQLQFAVVGSGYMGGGIAQVLALGGARVALADVSAEIAAKNYERLLVESDQFVADGLFPEGATETLRKNLWAAKDIEEAVANADFIEEAVPEVLAIKHATLARISAAARPDAIIGSNTSTISIADLAEPVINPERFLGVHFSNPSPFIPGVEIIPHAETSSATVGAARDMVHSTGKQTAVVKDVTGFVLNRLQYALFHEAAQLVEQGIATADDVDTLVRTTFGFRLPFFGPFAIADMAGLDVYDFCYKSLQTGFPERFATPKILSDLVDAGKLGTKTGAGFLNVPAERTAELIAYRNKAYVAMSALLEDLGPAPIH, encoded by the coding sequence ATGAGTAACAACGTAGAAAACACCGAAAAGCAGTTGCAGTTCGCCGTTGTGGGATCAGGCTACATGGGCGGCGGAATCGCCCAGGTGCTGGCTTTGGGCGGTGCCCGCGTGGCGCTCGCCGATGTCTCTGCCGAGATCGCGGCGAAGAACTACGAGCGCCTGCTGGTGGAGTCCGACCAGTTCGTGGCCGACGGCTTGTTCCCGGAGGGTGCCACCGAGACGCTGCGCAAAAATCTCTGGGCTGCCAAGGACATCGAGGAAGCTGTCGCCAACGCGGACTTCATCGAGGAAGCCGTGCCGGAAGTTCTCGCAATCAAGCATGCAACGCTGGCCCGCATCAGCGCAGCTGCCCGCCCGGACGCCATCATCGGCTCCAACACCTCCACCATCTCCATCGCGGACCTGGCCGAGCCCGTGATCAACCCGGAGCGCTTCCTTGGCGTTCACTTCTCCAACCCTTCACCGTTCATCCCCGGTGTGGAAATCATCCCTCACGCTGAAACCTCCAGTGCCACGGTGGGTGCGGCGCGCGACATGGTCCACTCAACTGGCAAGCAAACCGCCGTGGTCAAGGATGTCACTGGCTTCGTCCTGAACCGCCTCCAGTACGCGCTGTTCCACGAGGCAGCCCAGTTGGTTGAGCAGGGGATTGCCACAGCGGACGACGTCGACACCCTGGTCCGCACGACCTTCGGCTTCCGCTTGCCGTTCTTTGGCCCCTTCGCGATTGCCGACATGGCAGGGCTGGATGTCTACGACTTCTGCTACAAGTCCCTGCAGACCGGGTTCCCCGAACGCTTTGCCACACCGAAAATCCTCAGTGACCTGGTCGACGCCGGGAAGCTGGGCACCAAAACCGGCGCCGGCTTCTTGAACGTCCCGGCCGAGCGGACTGCCGAACTCATCGCTTACCGGAACAAGGCCTATGTAGCCATGTCGGCATTGCTGGAAGACCTTGGCCCCGCGCCGATTCACTAA
- a CDS encoding SDR family NAD(P)-dependent oxidoreductase encodes MSETSVKFPEQRTAIVTGAVSERGIGRATVNYLAENGWNIGIIDLDDAACKSVAASLAAEFGVKAHGVGANIGDEASVRSAIDELEAQLPQIVALANVAGVSSPVGYLELEPAEWNRVMGINLNGVHYATRRVAETMVKNRIGRIVNISSVSAQRGGGTFSKTPYSVAKAGVIGLTRSTARELGPYDITVNAISPGPIDTDIMGGTLSQERKDDLVKDLVVNRVGTPRDIATAIHFLISEDTGYISGQTLNVDGGLYMH; translated from the coding sequence ATGTCTGAAACTTCCGTAAAGTTCCCCGAACAACGCACCGCCATCGTCACCGGCGCGGTCTCTGAACGCGGTATTGGCAGGGCCACTGTCAACTATTTGGCCGAAAACGGCTGGAACATTGGCATCATCGACCTCGACGATGCCGCCTGCAAGAGCGTTGCCGCTTCGCTCGCCGCCGAGTTCGGCGTCAAGGCTCATGGTGTTGGCGCCAACATCGGTGATGAGGCGTCCGTGCGCAGTGCCATTGACGAGCTGGAGGCCCAGCTGCCGCAGATCGTTGCATTGGCCAACGTTGCCGGCGTCAGCTCGCCCGTCGGATACCTGGAGCTGGAACCGGCCGAGTGGAACCGCGTCATGGGCATCAACCTCAACGGTGTCCACTACGCCACCCGCCGCGTTGCCGAGACCATGGTGAAGAACCGGATCGGCCGGATCGTGAACATCTCCTCCGTTTCAGCCCAGCGCGGCGGCGGAACGTTCTCCAAGACGCCCTACTCCGTTGCCAAGGCCGGCGTCATCGGATTGACCCGATCCACGGCACGCGAGCTGGGCCCCTACGACATCACCGTCAATGCGATCTCACCCGGCCCCATCGACACAGACATCATGGGCGGGACCCTTTCTCAAGAACGCAAGGATGACCTGGTCAAGGACTTGGTCGTCAACCGTGTGGGAACCCCCCGCGACATCGCCACTGCCATCCACTTCTTGATCAGCGAGGACACCGGATACATCTCCGGGCAGACGTTGAATGTGGATGGCGGACTCTACATGCACTAG
- a CDS encoding ribose-5-phosphate isomerase, which translates to MSTTKETGYRIVVGNDEAGVEYKNAFLALLEADPRVHSVVDIGVGSNDSRAYPHVAVDAARKVADGEADRALLVCGTGLGVAIAANKVPGIRAVTAHDSYSVERSVLSNNAQVLTMGQRVIGLELAKKLVTEWLSYTFDSASASAEKVEAICSYEPIYTKAV; encoded by the coding sequence ATGAGCACCACGAAAGAAACCGGCTACCGGATTGTTGTCGGAAACGATGAGGCCGGCGTCGAATACAAGAACGCGTTCCTGGCCCTGCTCGAAGCAGATCCCCGCGTCCACTCCGTGGTGGATATTGGGGTGGGAAGCAACGATTCCCGGGCCTACCCGCACGTAGCCGTGGATGCGGCACGTAAGGTTGCTGACGGAGAAGCGGACAGGGCGCTGCTGGTTTGCGGCACCGGGCTGGGGGTCGCCATTGCCGCCAACAAGGTCCCGGGAATTCGGGCGGTCACAGCACACGACAGCTATTCCGTGGAGAGGTCCGTACTGAGCAACAACGCCCAGGTTCTCACCATGGGGCAGCGAGTCATCGGCCTGGAGCTGGCCAAGAAATTGGTCACCGAATGGCTGTCCTACACCTTTGACAGTGCATCGGCATCGGCGGAAAAAGTTGAAGCCATCTGCTCATACGAACCCATTTACACGAAAGCAGTCTGA